The Engraulis encrasicolus isolate BLACKSEA-1 chromosome 4, IST_EnEncr_1.0, whole genome shotgun sequence genome includes a window with the following:
- the LOC134448061 gene encoding C-C chemokine receptor type 3-like, which translates to MFANTTLSNRPYENVTTVSACIVPDLSYVYYTIFTLSILGNGLLLFVLIKFDRGGWTVNSILMSNLLGSNLVFTITLPAWASYLHTQSTFSPTLCKLVDMATYMGFHSSILFLTLLTVHRYLAVVHAVAMHNQQRKNRYAVVATVVVWLTCGLAGVVSQVFRHWQNGLVCVDEQDPSGKPFGIYLHFVTFFLIPLLVVVYSCVRIIINLASARTSRRDSALLSVFIILLIFFACWTPHSIMKLVRLNTPFGCNDGAMEYAYYITKMIAYLYFGINPVLYVFLKRKFKNYVCGLVCHVCVCHESVAGPL; encoded by the exons ATGTTTGCTAATACAACACTCAGCAACAGACCATATGAAAACGTGACAACAGTGTCAGCCTGTATAGTACCAGATCTCAGCTACGTCTACTACACTATCTTCACCCTGAGCATTCTGGGTAATGGCCTGCTGCTATTCGTGCTCATTAAGTTTGATCGTGGTGGATGGACGGTCAACAGTATCCTCATGTCCAACTTGTTGGGCTCCAACCTGGTCTTCACCATCACACTGCCTGCTTGGGCCTCCTACCTGCATACACAGTCGACCTTCAGCCCCACCCTGTGCAAGCTGGTTGACATGGCAACCTACATGGGGTTCCACAGCTCCATTCTCTTTTTGACTCTGTTGACCGTCCACCGTTACCTGGCTGTGGTCCATGCTGTGGCCATGCATAACCAACAGCGCAAGAACCGCTACGCTGTGGTGGCGACAGTTGTGGTGTGGCTCACCTGTGGGCTGGCAGGTGTGGTTTCCcag GTGTTCAGGCACTGGCAGAACggcttggtgtgtgtggatgAACAAGATCCCTCTGGGAAGCCGTTTGGCATATACCTGCACTTCGTGACCTTCTTCTTAATCcccctgctggtggtggtgtacaGCTGCGTGCGCATCATCATAAACTTGGCATCTGCGCGGACCAGCCGCCGAGACAGTGCCCTGCTCAGcgtcttcatcatcctcctcatcttcttcgcCTGCTGGACACCACATAGCATCATGAAGTTGGTGAGGCTAAACACGCCATTCGGCTGCAATGATGGAGCCATGGAGTATGCCTACTACATCACCAAAATGATCGCTTACCTCTACTTCGGCATCAATCCTGTTCTCTACGTCTTCCTCAAACGCAAGTTCAAGAACTATGTGTGTGGTCTTGTGTGCCATGTCTGTGTCTGCCATGAGTCGGTTGCAGGCCCATTGTAG